The Leucothrix mucor DSM 2157 DNA window CCGCCACCTTGAGTCGGCGTACCATCTTTAAAATCAACCAACATGGCATCGTAATAAGGTACTGCCTGCAACTTTTGTGCTTTCACGTTTTTGATAAATGCATCAAAAATATCTTTTTTCACTGAGCCATTAAGCAACTCTTGGGTATGCACAAAAATGGTAGACGACAAGCCCGCGCTATTGCGCTCGCTGGTGTAATCAAAAGCGCGCTGCACCGAATTCATGACGACAACCGGTGTATCCAGTCGGTTGCCGGTGCTGGGAGACCAGGCGCTACCAATGCCGCGCGCATATTTGATTCCGGGATATGAAATGCCTGGCTCCGGCCCTGCGCCCGAGCCGTGATATGACAGGGTCAACGGCTTGCTCCCTGTCACATCCACAATGATTTGGCTGATGATATTGTAGACTTTCGTTTGTTCACTTTGGCTATTGCCAGAGGACAACGGATGCACCCCAAGCGTTACCAAATGGGGCGCTAATCCATAAATCAACGAGGCATTGGTGCGGTCAAATTCGTAGTTATTACTGGGGCTGGTGGCTTGCATAAACACCGTAACGGGAATGCCGTTATCCACCAAAAACTTCACCACTTCATACGTGCCGCTGATGGTATTGCTGCCCGCGTGAATGTGGTCGATGGTAAACGAAACGCGGTCGAGTACCGGAGGATTAGCCGAAGCCTGATACTGAGTTTGGATAGTCGACAGGGTATACGCCGCCATAATTCACCTCGATGTAAGCTGGTCTGTTACGAGTAAAGCAGGCCTTCGGGTGCGTCTTGGCACAGGCGCTACTGACACTTATTCGACAATCAACAGCGCTTAAGGGGGAAGCTATTGACTGATTCTGGTAGTCATTGTGCCTTAATTTTAGTGAGGAATCGCGCTAAATGCTGTGGTTTTTGATGAGTATTTTTTTATCTGGGGAATAAGTGGGCGCTTTTGAAAGGTTGGCTGGCACTAGGAAAATTAAGTGCTTTTACAAAGTGATATGATTTGTTGATCGGTCTTAGTGGGAGGTAATAGTGATGTCTAGTCTTGTGGTAAGAGATATTAGCGATGAAGTCGTACAGGCGCTGGAGGACCATGCTCGACGCTTGGGTGTTAGTGCGGAGGTTGCTCACAGGCAGATTCTGGAGCAGGCACTTACTTCGCCAAACAAGAAAAGCTTTATTGAGATATTAAAAGCTATGCCAGATGTTGGTGAAGACAGTGATTTTAGGCGAGTTTAGAAATGGTAGCATGAACTTCAAAATTCATTGTTAGTGCTATAAAAAAGATACCACTGTATCTATTTTTAGTTTTTGAGTGCTATATTAGATATAATAGTATCTATTTGGATGTGGTATGACATTGCTCTCCTTACATTCCTCTGCCGATGTTCAGCAATTACTTGCTGATGCCATTCACCGCAAACGCAAAAAACTAAAGCTGTCCCGCGATGCCTTGGCTGAGCGTAGTACGGTGCCTGCTTCCACCATCAAAAAGTTTGAAACTACGGGCCAGATTTCATTGCGTCAGTTTTTACTGTTATGGCAGTCGGTTGACCGTTTGGATAAATTGCTTGAATTGACCAAAGAGCCCGTTAAAACGCCGCTAACCATTGAGGATGTTTTAAAGTCATGAAAGCCTCATTTAAGCCAGTGCAAACCTTGCAGGTGTATCGCCGTTTGAGTGATGGGCAGCAGGCGCTGGTCGGGCGATTAGCGCAAGATCAGCAGGGTACTTATTTCCAGTATGATGAGGCTTACCTTAGCCGCTACCACAGCCTTTCTCCGTTTAATCTGTCATTCAACCATGAGCTGAGTTTAGCGCCCAAGCGACCCCATCAAGGCTTGCAGGGTGTATTTGGCGATTCCTTGCCGGATGGTTGGGGGTTGCTGCTAATGGATCGCCTGTTTCGCCAGCATGGTTTGTTATTAAACCAAGTCACAGCAATGGATCGCTTGGCTTTCACGGGAAGCCGTGCAATGGGGGCATTGGCGTATCAGCCTGCCGTCGAGCTTGGGGATGGCGAAGCGCACTCTGTATCGTTGTGTGAGTTAGGCGAGCAAGCGACACAGATTTTTGATGGTGAAGCCTCTGAGGTACTTGAGCTATTGGCAGCAGCCGGAAGTTCTGGCGGCGCACGGCCTAAGGCGCTGATTTATCGCGATGTAAAACAAGGCGATAGGGTTTCGACCGAAGCGCGTGAGGGGTTAGAGCCTTGGCTAATTAAGTTTACTTCAGAGCACCTAATGTTGGGCCATGAGGAAAGCGTGTGCGAGGCCGCCTATTTGGTCATGGCAAAGCAGGCAGGTTTGACCGTCCCTGATTGGGAGTTAATACAGGCACCTGAGCAGATGAAAGCGACTGCATGGTTAGCGATGCGCCGTTTTGATTGTACGGGAGATGACTATCAGGGGCGCTATCACATGCATTCTCTATGTGGTTTGTTAGATGCCGATTTTCGGCAACCATCGATGGATTACGAAGACCTGATTAAGGCGAGTCAGGTTTTATGCCAGAGTGCAGCGGTGGGTAAGGTGCAGTTTAAGCGAGCGATGTTTAATCTGTTTTCTTTAAATCAGGATGATCATACGAAGAACTGGGCATTTCTAATGGATGACTTTGGCCAGTGGTCGCCAACGCCTTTTTACGATGTGACATTCAGTCCAAACCCTCACAATCACCACATGACATCGTACGGTGGCTATGGAAGTCAGCCGCCATTGAAGACTATGCAGGCAATGGCTAATCAGGCAGCTTATAAGAACTGGAAGGAAGCGCAGAAAGATATAGAGCAAGTGGTAAGTGCGTTAGCCAATTGGGCAGAAGTTGCCAAGGGGTTAGCGATTAGTAAGGCCAATATTGATCTGATACAAAGCCAGTTAGATAGGGTTTATCAGGAGAATAAGGCATTGCTGAACACCTGAGTTTAGTGTGATAACTATTGTAGTTGATGTCAGTATTTTGAATATATACCCTTTAATTTATCCCGTTTCGAGGCAAATATTATGGCTAGTAGTGCCCAAGAGAGCAGCGCCAACCCGCATAACATCGAACTCAAACCCATCCTAGCCATGTGGTCTGGCCCGCGTAACCTATCGACCGCGATGATGAGAGCTTGGGAAAACCGCCCAGACACCGAAGTCTGGGATGAGCCTTTCTACGCCGCCTACCTACAGCGAACAGGCTTAGATCATCCCATGGGCGCAGAGATCATCGCGCACCACGAAGCAGATGTGGACAAGGTCATCGAGCTTTGCACAACGCCCGCTGCCAGTGGATTTTTCTACCAAAAACACATGACGCATCACATGTTGCCGGAGTATCCGCTGGATTGGTTGGCAGAGTTGTCGCATTGCTTTTTACTGCGCGATCCGCGTGAGGTGTTGTTGTCTTACTCGCAAAAGCGCGAAGACGTGACGTTGGATGATATCGGTGTGCCGCAGCAGTTACGCTTATACGAATGGGTGTTGGCTAACCTGGAACAAAAGCCGTTGGTGATTGATGCGCGTGATTTTTTGCAGCAGCCACAAGCGTATTTAGAAGCCTTGTGTGCGCATGTGGGCATTCCGTTTTATCCGGAAATGCTTAGCTGGCCAGCCGGTCGACGCGATAGTGATGGGGTCTGGTCAGAGCATTGGTATGACTCGGTCTGGAAGTCAACCGGCTTTGGAACGTGGCAAGCGCGGACTGGTGAGCTGGATGCGGCCTTATTGCCAATTTATCGCGAAGCGGATGAGATTTATCAGGCGATGCGGGAACAGCGTTTGCGTATTGATTAAGTGTTTGTTGCTTAATAAAAACAGCGCTATCGGAATGACGCGCTATTAATCGCGGCGCTCAATGCGCTAATGGTTTCCCGCCTGCTATTGAGAGCAAGCGGGAGCCAAAGTCTCAGCTTACGGCCTAGCCGGTCCTACATTTAAATCCTGTTCAATATCTTTAATCAGCATATCCATCGCGCTTTCAGTGGCTTGCTTGAGTAGTTCAGGCTGGCTAATCAGCAGTTGGGTCACGTTAATGCCGACCTGCCCACCAATATCAATATTCGCAGTCGCTTTATAGGCGCGCTTGTACGGTGCACTTTCTGGCGTGGCTTTCAGCAGGGTATTGGCGACTGCGGTGACATATTGGTGATTTGGCCCCAGCGTGTATTTGCTGGCAATGCTCAGTACTTTTGGCTCACGCAGTGGCGGTTTTGGGAAGGCATTGACCGGCATGGCTGTTGCATTCACGCGGATATCCGAATCAAAGCTTGGGCCTTGTAAGCCTTTTAATTTAGCAGCAAATATTTTTTTGGTATCGTAATTGCCTAGTGCCGTTAGGATCGGTGCAAAAGCAACGGTTCTTCTGGAGTTGATGGTGGCATCGACGCCCGCGCTAACCGCTAAGCCCAGCAATCCACCGGTTGCGCCAGCGGTGCGGCTGCTGTCATATATTTCGTGAGTTAGTTTATCGGTGGAGACTAAATCAACCACCGAGACTTTATTGGCTTTCAGCGTATCGCGATTGAGTGAGGCTGGGTTTGAGGAGCAGCCAGCAGCAAATAGCAGGGTAAAAATCAGTGCGAGTGAATACTTCATAGTGTGAAAAGCCCTTTGATTCTGTTTAATTATTAAGGGCTTAGTGTAGCAGTGAAGTGATTTCGTTTAATAATAGGCCTAAAAACTCACAGCTGAGCACATCACTAGTCCCACTCGACGTTAAAATGGGTGACCACATCTGAGATTTGCTCAGGCGTTAGCAAGTTGACGTCATAGCCTTTGAGTAGCATCGAGAGCTTGGCGGTTTCCTCCAGCTCTTCAATCGCATACACAGCGGCTTCAATGTCCTTTCCCGCGACTACTGGCCCATGAGCTGCCAGCATCACTGCGGAGCGCTTACCTGCCAAGCCACGCACCGCATCGCCCATTGCAGGGTCACCGGGGCGAAAGTAGGGCAGCAATTTCACTTTTCCCAAGCGCATAATCGAATAGGCCGTTAGCGGTGGCAAAAAGTTATCGGGGTCGACATCGGGCAATAAGGAGCGCGCAACCGAGTGACAGGAGTGCAGATGTACCACCGCGCCTGCCGTGGAGCGAGTCTCGTAAAAGGCGGAGTGTAAATTGATTTCTTTAGTGGGTGG harbors:
- a CDS encoding aldolase, encoding MSAENRLREQLCLLAKSMFDRGLTGGSSGNISARTEDGGLLVSPTGSCFGLLDPATLSRFDIDGNQLSGLPPTKEINLHSAFYETRSTAGAVVHLHSCHSVARSLLPDVDPDNFLPPLTAYSIMRLGKVKLLPYFRPGDPAMGDAVRGLAGKRSAVMLAAHGPVVAGKDIEAAVYAIEELEETAKLSMLLKGYDVNLLTPEQISDVVTHFNVEWD
- a CDS encoding type II toxin-antitoxin system HipA family toxin; protein product: MKASFKPVQTLQVYRRLSDGQQALVGRLAQDQQGTYFQYDEAYLSRYHSLSPFNLSFNHELSLAPKRPHQGLQGVFGDSLPDGWGLLLMDRLFRQHGLLLNQVTAMDRLAFTGSRAMGALAYQPAVELGDGEAHSVSLCELGEQATQIFDGEASEVLELLAAAGSSGGARPKALIYRDVKQGDRVSTEAREGLEPWLIKFTSEHLMLGHEESVCEAAYLVMAKQAGLTVPDWELIQAPEQMKATAWLAMRRFDCTGDDYQGRYHMHSLCGLLDADFRQPSMDYEDLIKASQVLCQSAAVGKVQFKRAMFNLFSLNQDDHTKNWAFLMDDFGQWSPTPFYDVTFSPNPHNHHMTSYGGYGSQPPLKTMQAMANQAAYKNWKEAQKDIEQVVSALANWAEVAKGLAISKANIDLIQSQLDRVYQENKALLNT
- a CDS encoding helix-turn-helix domain-containing protein, translating into MTLLSLHSSADVQQLLADAIHRKRKKLKLSRDALAERSTVPASTIKKFETTGQISLRQFLLLWQSVDRLDKLLELTKEPVKTPLTIEDVLKS
- a CDS encoding FitA-like ribbon-helix-helix domain-containing protein encodes the protein MSSLVVRDISDEVVQALEDHARRLGVSAEVAHRQILEQALTSPNKKSFIEILKAMPDVGEDSDFRRV